A stretch of the Enterobacter mori genome encodes the following:
- the glnE gene encoding bifunctional [glutamate--ammonia ligase]-adenylyl-L-tyrosine phosphorylase/[glutamate--ammonia-ligase] adenylyltransferase, with protein sequence MPLSSQLQQQWQTVCERLPESLPASSLSEQAKSVLAFSDFVQESITANPDWLAELENAPPQADEWRHYAGWLQTALEDVADEATLMRVLRQFRRRVMVRIAWAQSLEWVSEESTLQQLSELAQTLIVAARDWLYAACCKEWGTPCSEEGVPQPLLILGMGKLGGCELNFSSDIDLIFAWPENGSTRGGRRELDNAQFFTRLGQRLIKALDQPTQDGFVYRVDMRLRPFGDSGPLVLSFAALEDYYQEQGRDWERYAMVKARIMGDSDDAYANELRAMLRPFVFRRYIDFSVIQSLRNMKGMIAREVRRRGLKDNIKLGAGGIREIEFIVQVFQLIRGGREPSLQSRSLLPTLSAIDQLHLLPEGDAQTLREAYLFLRRLENLLQSINDEQTQTLPGDELNRARLAWGMRVDDWAALTEKLDAHMAGVRRIFNDLIGDDESESQDDALSEHWRELWQDALQEDDTTPVLTHLTDDARHRVVALIADFRLELNKRAIGPRGRQVLDHLMPHLLSEVCSRADAPVPLSRMMPLLSGIITRTTYLELLSEFPGALKHLISLCAASPMVANKLARYPLLLDELLDPNTLYQPTATDAYRDELRQYLLRVPEEDEEQQLEALRQFKQAQMLRVAAADIAGTLPVMKVSDHLTWLAEAIIDAVVHQAWVQMVARYGQPKHLADREGRGFAVVGYGKLGGWELGYSSDLDLIFLHDCPVDVMTDGEREIDGRQFYLRLAQRIMHLFSTRTSSGILYEVDARLRPSGAAGMLVTSTESFADYQKNEAWTWEHQALVRARVVYGDPQLKMQFDAVRKDVMTTLRDGATLQTEVREMREKMRAHLGNKHRDRFDIKADEGGITDIEFITQYLVLLHAHDKPKLTRWSDNVRILELLAQNDIMDEQEAQALTRAYTTLRDELHHLALQEQPGHVAQDCFSDERAQVTASWQKWLVEPCVTNQV encoded by the coding sequence ATGCCGCTTTCTTCGCAATTACAGCAGCAGTGGCAGACCGTTTGCGAACGTCTGCCCGAGTCATTACCGGCCTCATCGTTAAGCGAGCAGGCAAAGAGCGTGCTCGCCTTCAGTGATTTTGTGCAGGAAAGTATCACCGCCAACCCGGACTGGCTGGCAGAGCTTGAGAACGCACCGCCACAGGCGGACGAGTGGCGGCATTATGCTGGCTGGCTGCAAACCGCACTCGAAGACGTAGCGGATGAAGCGACGCTGATGCGCGTCCTTCGCCAGTTCCGCCGTCGGGTGATGGTACGCATTGCCTGGGCGCAGTCGCTGGAGTGGGTAAGCGAAGAGAGCACGTTGCAGCAGCTAAGCGAGCTGGCGCAAACGCTGATTGTCGCCGCGCGCGACTGGCTCTACGCCGCCTGCTGTAAAGAGTGGGGCACGCCGTGCAGCGAGGAAGGGGTCCCTCAGCCGCTGTTGATTCTGGGAATGGGCAAACTTGGCGGCTGTGAGTTGAACTTCTCCTCCGACATCGACCTGATTTTTGCCTGGCCCGAGAACGGCTCCACGCGCGGCGGCCGACGCGAGCTGGACAACGCACAGTTCTTTACCCGCCTCGGGCAGCGTCTGATTAAGGCGCTGGACCAGCCCACGCAGGACGGTTTTGTCTACCGTGTGGACATGCGCCTGCGTCCGTTTGGCGACAGCGGCCCGCTGGTGCTGAGCTTTGCCGCGCTGGAAGATTATTACCAGGAGCAGGGGCGCGACTGGGAGCGTTACGCGATGGTCAAAGCGCGGATTATGGGCGACAGCGACGACGCTTACGCCAACGAACTGCGTGCCATGCTGCGCCCGTTTGTGTTCCGTCGCTACATCGACTTCAGCGTGATCCAGTCCCTGCGTAATATGAAAGGGATGATTGCCCGCGAAGTGCGTCGTCGTGGTCTGAAGGACAACATCAAGCTCGGCGCGGGCGGCATTCGCGAAATCGAATTTATCGTCCAGGTCTTTCAGTTGATCCGCGGCGGCCGTGAGCCATCGCTGCAGTCCCGCTCGCTGCTGCCAACGTTGAGCGCGATTGATCAACTTCACCTGCTGCCGGAAGGCGATGCGCAAACACTGCGCGAGGCCTATCTCTTCTTGCGTCGTCTGGAAAATCTGCTGCAAAGCATCAATGACGAACAAACCCAGACTCTGCCAGGCGATGAGCTTAACCGGGCGCGTCTGGCCTGGGGGATGCGCGTGGACGACTGGGCGGCGCTCACTGAAAAGCTGGATGCCCACATGGCGGGCGTGCGCCGCATCTTTAACGACCTGATTGGTGATGACGAAAGTGAATCGCAGGACGATGCGCTTTCCGAACACTGGCGCGAGCTGTGGCAGGACGCACTTCAGGAAGACGATACCACGCCGGTGCTGACGCATTTAACCGACGACGCGCGCCATCGTGTAGTAGCGCTGATCGCGGATTTCCGTCTCGAACTGAACAAACGCGCCATTGGCCCGCGCGGTCGTCAGGTGCTGGATCACCTGATGCCGCACCTGCTGAGCGAGGTTTGCTCGCGGGCGGACGCGCCGGTGCCGCTGTCACGCATGATGCCGCTGCTGAGCGGGATTATCACCCGTACCACTTACCTTGAGTTGCTGAGTGAATTCCCCGGCGCGCTCAAGCATCTGATTTCCCTCTGCGCCGCGTCGCCGATGGTGGCGAACAAGCTGGCACGTTACCCGCTGCTGCTGGATGAGCTGCTCGACCCGAACACGCTTTATCAGCCCACGGCGACGGATGCCTACCGGGACGAGCTGCGTCAGTACCTGCTGCGCGTGCCGGAAGAAGATGAAGAGCAGCAGCTTGAGGCGCTGCGCCAGTTTAAGCAGGCGCAGATGCTGCGCGTGGCGGCGGCGGATATTGCCGGAACGCTGCCGGTGATGAAAGTGAGCGATCACTTAACCTGGCTTGCGGAAGCGATTATCGACGCGGTAGTGCATCAGGCGTGGGTGCAGATGGTGGCGCGCTACGGCCAGCCGAAACACCTGGCCGACCGCGAAGGGCGCGGCTTTGCCGTCGTGGGGTACGGCAAGCTCGGCGGCTGGGAGCTGGGATACAGTTCTGACCTCGATCTTATTTTCCTGCACGATTGCCCGGTTGACGTGATGACCGACGGCGAGCGTGAAATTGACGGGCGCCAGTTCTATCTGCGTCTGGCGCAGCGCATTATGCACCTGTTCAGTACCCGCACCTCGTCGGGCATTTTGTATGAAGTGGATGCCCGTCTGCGTCCGTCAGGCGCGGCGGGCATGCTGGTGACCTCAACGGAATCCTTCGCCGATTACCAGAAGAACGAAGCCTGGACGTGGGAACATCAGGCGCTGGTGCGTGCACGCGTGGTGTATGGCGATCCGCAGTTAAAAATGCAGTTCGATGCCGTTCGCAAGGATGTCATGACGACACTGCGGGATGGCGCAACATTGCAAACGGAAGTGCGTGAAATGCGCGAGAAAATGCGGGCGCATCTCGGCAATAAACACCGCGATCGCTTTGATATCAAAGCCGACGAGGGCGGGATTACCGATATTGAGTTCATTACCCAGTATCTGGTACTGCTGCACGCGCACGACAAGCCGAAGCTGACGCGCTGGTCGGATAACGTGCGCATTCTGGAACTGCTGGCGCAAAACGACATCATGGACGAGCAGGAGGCGCAGGCCTTAACCCGCGCCTATACCACGCTGCGTGATGAGCTTCATCATCTGGCATTGCAGGAACAACCGGGTCATGTCGCGCAGGACTGTTTCTCAGATGAACGCGCACAGGTCACGGCAAGCTGGCAGAAATGGCTGGTGGAGCCGTGCGTAACAAATCAAGTGTGA
- a CDS encoding CYTH domain-containing protein produces the protein MAQEIELKFIVEKDSVDALRQHLHTFSGEHHEPVQLLNIYYETPDNWLRRHDMGLRIRGANGRYEMTMKIAGRVVGGLHQRPEYNIDISKPELELERFPAEVWPEGKLPETLSAEVQPLFSTDFWREKWLVTEGKSRIEIALDLGEVKAGEFQEPICELELELLEGDANDVLKLARKLVNQSGLRQGSLSKAARGYHLAAGNAPRVLKETAILHVAPKASVEQGLEAALELALSQWQYHEELWVRNVKNAKSHVLAAIALVRHTLALFGGIVPRKASAHLRDLLTQTEALMLSDVSAQTAIYSPQTATAKLALTEFLVTRGWRTFLDAKAQTKIAENFKRFADIHLSRHAAELKTTFAYPLGDQYGDQLPRLSRNIDSMVLLSGAYDGVKAQAWLENWQGLKHAIETRQHIEIEHFRNEAISQEPFWLHSGKR, from the coding sequence ATGGCACAAGAAATCGAATTAAAGTTTATCGTCGAAAAAGACAGCGTTGACGCGCTCCGTCAGCATCTGCACACGTTTTCCGGCGAACACCATGAACCGGTACAACTGCTTAATATCTATTACGAAACGCCGGATAACTGGCTGCGCCGTCACGACATGGGCCTGCGCATCCGTGGCGCGAATGGGCGCTACGAGATGACGATGAAAATTGCCGGTCGCGTGGTGGGCGGTTTGCACCAACGCCCGGAATACAATATCGACATCAGTAAGCCAGAACTTGAGCTTGAACGTTTTCCGGCTGAGGTCTGGCCGGAAGGCAAACTTCCGGAAACCTTATCCGCAGAAGTACAGCCGCTGTTTAGCACCGATTTCTGGCGCGAGAAATGGCTGGTGACGGAAGGCAAAAGCCGCATTGAAATCGCCCTCGATCTGGGCGAGGTGAAGGCGGGGGAGTTCCAGGAACCGATTTGCGAACTGGAGCTTGAACTGCTGGAAGGTGACGCCAACGACGTGCTGAAGCTGGCGCGCAAGCTGGTCAATCAGTCCGGACTGCGTCAGGGAAGCCTGAGTAAAGCCGCGCGCGGCTACCACCTGGCGGCGGGGAATGCGCCGCGCGTGTTGAAAGAGACGGCCATTTTGCACGTTGCGCCGAAAGCCAGCGTTGAGCAGGGTCTGGAAGCCGCGCTGGAGCTGGCGCTTTCCCAGTGGCAGTACCACGAAGAGCTGTGGGTGCGTAATGTGAAAAACGCGAAATCCCACGTGCTGGCAGCCATTGCCCTGGTGCGTCATACCCTTGCGTTGTTCGGCGGTATCGTTCCACGCAAAGCGAGTGCTCACTTACGCGATCTGCTGACGCAAACCGAAGCGCTGATGCTCTCGGACGTATCGGCGCAAACGGCGATCTACAGCCCGCAAACCGCCACGGCAAAACTGGCGCTGACCGAGTTTCTGGTGACGCGCGGCTGGCGTACTTTCCTGGATGCAAAAGCGCAAACCAAAATCGCGGAAAACTTCAAACGTTTCGCGGATATTCATCTTTCCCGCCATGCCGCTGAACTGAAGACCACGTTTGCCTACCCGCTGGGCGATCAGTATGGCGATCAGCTTCCCCGTCTTTCGCGCAATATCGACAGTATGGTGCTGCTGTCCGGTGCCTATGACGGCGTGAAGGCGCAGGCCTGGCTGGAGAACTGGCAGGGGCTGAAACACGCCATTGAAACCCGCCAGCATATTGAGATTGAGCATTTCCGTAACGAGGCCATTTCGCAGGAGCCGTTCTGGCTGCACAGCGGAAAACGTTAA